AGTACGTAGACCCGTTTACGGGTAGCAAGTAACACACTTTTGCAAGTGGCAGACCGTACCAGCGCCTTGAGGCGCCGCCAGAAAAACAGGGCTTTGCCCGCATATGAAGAACCCCCGGCTTTGCCGGGGGGTAACTATTATGAATCGGACAGACACGCATGCATATTCCGCAGACAGCACCCCGCCCTATTTGCTGAAATTCACGCTTCATATAATTGCTGCAGGCGGCAGGATCGAACAGTTTATTACGCTCGATTCCCGGTTCCCATTCCGCACCCGTTATTGCAAAAGCCGGGCATGCCTTGACACAAGCATTACAACCGTTACAGAGAGAATATTCTAAAGGATGGCCAGCTGTGAGCGGAGCATCGGTAAAGACTGTTGCAAGCCGGATTCTTGAACCATATACAGAATGCAGGAACAAACTGTTTTTGCCTACCGTTCCAAGCCCTGCAAAATAGGCGGCTTTTTTATGCGAATATCGGCCATGATATTCTTTGTCAACACTTTGTGAGGCGGCAATCGGGATATAATCATATCCATGCTGTTGCAGAAAAAGCCCGCAGAGCATTGAAAGCCTATCTAAAAACGCGTTTACAGTACGATAATGGTGAAAGTATGTGTGAGTGGGCTTGTCTGTTATTTCGTTTACAACGGCGTCGGAAAGGCGGACTACTATGCTTACGGCTGTAGACATACCGCCAACAGCATCGGGAAGGTTTGAAATGCCGACATCGGACGCCCCTTCAGACAATAAAAAGCTTTTTAATTCATCTGTAAGGCTCATTGTGCATTCCTCTTTTTTAATTCAGCATACAGATCAAGAAATTTTTTGATCTCTGCGACGCCGGTTTCTCCCTTTTTAGGCATCAGTGAGACAAAAGGCTTTTCTCCCGCATTATATAAAAGCCGTCCTTTAAATGGAGCAGATAGGTCTGCAATATCCTCAAATTTCATATTTTCAGCCGATATGATAATGCGGCCCGATTTTTCAACAATTTCAGATATTTCGAGTGATGTTGCCATGTTGCGTAAGAGCGCTATTTCGCAGAGATTCTGCACTGGAACCGGAATATCGCCGAATCTGTCAGCCAATTCGTCCTGTAAATCGAGGAGATCGTCCTTGTTTTCGATTGCCGCAATTTTCTTATATATATCAACTCGAACCGCACTGCTCTCAATATAGTCAGAGGGAATGTGCGCGCTGACGGCAATGTCAAATACACACTCGGTCTTTTCATGGGCGATTTCCCCGCGCTTGATCCTTACAGCTTCGTCAAGAAGCCGGATATACAGATCATACCCAACCGTCATCATATGCCCATGCTGCTGAGAACCAAGAATATTTCCCGCTCCACGTATCTCAAGGTCGCGCATGGCGATTTTATAACCGCTTCCAAACTCGGTAAACTCACGTATCGCTGAAAGGCGTTTTGATGCTTCTTCAGAGAGCACTTTCCCGCGGCGATAGGTGAGGTAACATGAAGCTCGGCGGTAACTTCTGCCCACGCGGCCGCGCAACTGGTAAAGCTGTGCCAGACCAAGACGGTCAGCGTCTTCAATAATCAATGTATTGGCATTTGGAACGTCGATTCCAGTTTCTATTATCGTCGTGCAGACAAGGACATCAATGTCACCATTTACTACATCTGTCCAAATATCAGAAAGCTGTTCTTCTGTCATTTGTCCGTGCGCAAAAGCGACTCTTTTATCCGGAAGCTCTTGGGCTATGCGGCCAGCTGTCTGTTCTATCGTATCAATGCGGTTATGAAGGTAAAATACCTGCCCTCCACGGCGCATTTCATGGCGTACAGCCTCCATGATTACGGAAAAATCATACTCGATTACATAAGTTGAAACAGGATGCCTGTCGCGAGGCGGCTCTTCAATAAGTGACATGTCCCGTATTCCAGACAAAGCCATATTGAGTGTACGCGGGATAGGGGTTGCTGTAAGCGTCAGCGCGTCGACTGTTTTTGTAAGTTCCTTAAGTCTTTCTTTATGCGCGACCCCGAAACGCTGTTCCTCATCGATTATGATAAGCCCAAGATCTTTAAATACAATATCTTTTTGGATAAGGCGATGCGTGCCTACAACAATATCAACTTCACCGCGGCGCAGTTTTTTGACAATTTCCTCTTGCTGTTTTTTTGTTCTGAAGCGAGACAGAATATCTACATGCACAGGATACCCCTGAAAACGCTTAATAATTGTCTGAAAATGCTGCCACGCGAGAATAGTTGTAGGGACGAGGAGCGCGACCTGCTTGCCTTCAGATATACACTTGAATGCGGCTCTAAGTGCAACTTCAGTTTTACCGAATCCAACATCGCCGCAAAGAAGCCGATCCATCGGCTGTGGCTTTTCCATGTCAGCTTTTATTTCAACGATGCAGCGAAGCTGATCGTCAGTCTCGTCAAATTCAAATTTATCTTCAAAATCATGCTGCCACTGCTGGTCAGGACCGAAGGCATAACCCTTTATCTTTTGACGTTCTGCATAAAGAGCGATAAGACTGTCCGCAAGATCCGACACCGCACTTTTGACCTTTGATTTTGTACGCTGCCATTCGCCGCCGCCCATTTTTGAAAGCTTAACGCCTTTGTCTGCGTTCTCGGCGGAAAGATATTTTGAAATCAAATCAAGCTGATTCGCCGGAACATATAAAACATCCGTTCCGGCATAGCGTATTTTTACATAATCTTTTACAATACCTTCGACTGTCAGTTTTTCTATTCCAAGGTATTGCCCTATGCCGTGGTTCACATGGACAACATAGTCTCCCGGTTTAAGGTCGCTGTAAGACTTTATTTTTTCAGCATTTCTGCGGGTTGACGTATGCTTTTTCTTCTTTTCCGGTTTGTCGCCGTCACACAGTATTGCAAGCTTTATATCGGTGAATTCCATGCCGCCGTTTACAGCCCCGACAGTCACTTCAACACAGTTTTTCGTGAGGCTTTTTATTTCATTGGAGAATCTTGCGGCAATACCACGCTCGCAAAGAAGATCTCTGAGTATCTCGCCCCTCTGAGGGGCGCCAGTCATAACACAGACATCATAACCCTGTTTTTGATATGACGTGATGTCATCCGCTATAAAATCTATATTCCCAGAGAGGTTGGGCAGCTGTTTTGAAATAAATGTGTTTAATGCCTTTATTGGAAGCTCGTAATGCGTATGGGGCAATGTATCCAGGTATAGCACTCTGTATTTTGAAATAATGCTGTAAAGCTCTTCTTTTAAGAGGGTGAGTTTTGCGGTTTCACCGACAATCAATCCCTTGCTTAAATAGCTCTTAATGTCTTCATTCTGAAGATACAGGTAATTTTTAAGGTGCTCGGATATTTTGGGTTCTTCACTTAATGCAATAAGAGTGTCTTTTCCCATATGGTCAAGCAACGTGGCAGGTTTGTCTGACAGAAGCGGCACATATTTATCCGTTCCGGCAAGGGAACCGTTATGGAGGCTTTCCAAATCAAATGAAAGGGTTTCCAAAGCTTTTTCCATGCCGGATTTTTTCTCATACTTTTTTATAAGCGCAGAAAGCTGTTTGGAAAGACGGGTTTGAGCTTCGGCATCCAATATGATTTCCGCGGCCGGAGTAATTTCGACCGACTGCGTATTTTCGATTCGGCGCTGATTCAAGACGTCGAATGTGCCCATTGAATCGATTTCGTCGCCCCATAGCTCAATACGGACAGGTGTTTCCTCGCTTACAGGAAAGATATCGACTATGCCTCCGCGTACAGAATATTGTCCCTTGCCTTCTACGGTGTCAGCTCTGACATATCCTGAGGCGTTTAAGTTTTTGAGTATACCCTCAAGCGGCATGGTATCGCCTATTTTTATCTTGAAACTGCCGTTTTTAAGCCGATCTATATCGATCGTATACTGAAGAAGAGCATCTGCAGTAGTTACAACAGCGTTATAATTTCTCGATGAAATTTGGGATAAAACAAAAAGACGAGAATATTCCCATTCACGGGAACGGGTTTCAACATTGAGAAATCCAATTTCGCGTGTGGGGAAATAATATACGCCTTCGCCTAAAAATGCTTTAAGGTTTTGCGCCGCAATCGTAGCCTCGGTTTCATCAGCGGCAACGTATAAAAGCTTGCTTTTTAGATTTTGCTGCAATGCATGACAAATAAACGCCTTTTGAACTGCTCCCACCCCTGTAACAGCAACCGGCGTTTGTTTTCCGGCAATACTTTGCCGGATATTATCAAAGATATCGCTTTCGTTTAATTTTTGTGCTAAAAATGTTTGCATGATACCTCCGTTAAGAGGGAAATCAGCCGTTATAACGGCTCATAGCAAGTGCAACGTTTCCGTCAAGTATTATATTCAGCGCTTCGCTGGCACGTGTCAGCGTTTCGAACAAGGTTTTCTTTTCTGAATTGCTAAATTCACTTAAAACCCAATCTGCAAGGTCATAATCCGGGTGTGGTTTTTGACCTATACCTATCCTGATACGGACAAAATCAGATGTGCCAAGATGTTCAATTATAGACCGCAGACCTTTTTGCCCTCCGTCGCTTCCCTTTGGCCTGATGCGAAGCACCCCCACATCCAGTGTCGTATCGTCACTAACGGCAATAATGCGTGAAGGCGGAACTTTATAAAAGTCCGCCGCTTCACGCACAGCTTCACCACTGTTATTCATATATGTCTGCGGTTTTAGAAATAATACTTTTTTGTCCGGAAGTCTTAATTCTCCAACAAGCGCCTTGTGCTTAAGTTTATTTATTTTACAGCCGTATTTTTCGCTGCAATAATCTATAAACATAAAACCGGTGTTATGTCTTGTAAACAGATATTTATCTCCGGGATTTCCAAGACCTGCGACGATATAAGTTGGAAAATCAGAAGTTTCTGATTCTTTAGATTTAAAAAATATGCTCATTTGTCATTATAGCTGCCCGAATCAGCAAAACAATGTTGAAACAGGCAGATCCTCATAAATTCTTTCAATAGCTTCTGCAAATACAGGGGCAACAGGCAAT
The DNA window shown above is from Bacillota bacterium and carries:
- the mfd gene encoding transcription-repair coupling factor, yielding MQTFLAQKLNESDIFDNIRQSIAGKQTPVAVTGVGAVQKAFICHALQQNLKSKLLYVAADETEATIAAQNLKAFLGEGVYYFPTREIGFLNVETRSREWEYSRLFVLSQISSRNYNAVVTTADALLQYTIDIDRLKNGSFKIKIGDTMPLEGILKNLNASGYVRADTVEGKGQYSVRGGIVDIFPVSEETPVRIELWGDEIDSMGTFDVLNQRRIENTQSVEITPAAEIILDAEAQTRLSKQLSALIKKYEKKSGMEKALETLSFDLESLHNGSLAGTDKYVPLLSDKPATLLDHMGKDTLIALSEEPKISEHLKNYLYLQNEDIKSYLSKGLIVGETAKLTLLKEELYSIISKYRVLYLDTLPHTHYELPIKALNTFISKQLPNLSGNIDFIADDITSYQKQGYDVCVMTGAPQRGEILRDLLCERGIAARFSNEIKSLTKNCVEVTVGAVNGGMEFTDIKLAILCDGDKPEKKKKHTSTRRNAEKIKSYSDLKPGDYVVHVNHGIGQYLGIEKLTVEGIVKDYVKIRYAGTDVLYVPANQLDLISKYLSAENADKGVKLSKMGGGEWQRTKSKVKSAVSDLADSLIALYAERQKIKGYAFGPDQQWQHDFEDKFEFDETDDQLRCIVEIKADMEKPQPMDRLLCGDVGFGKTEVALRAAFKCISEGKQVALLVPTTILAWQHFQTIIKRFQGYPVHVDILSRFRTKKQQEEIVKKLRRGEVDIVVGTHRLIQKDIVFKDLGLIIIDEEQRFGVAHKERLKELTKTVDALTLTATPIPRTLNMALSGIRDMSLIEEPPRDRHPVSTYVIEYDFSVIMEAVRHEMRRGGQVFYLHNRIDTIEQTAGRIAQELPDKRVAFAHGQMTEEQLSDIWTDVVNGDIDVLVCTTIIETGIDVPNANTLIIEDADRLGLAQLYQLRGRVGRSYRRASCYLTYRRGKVLSEEASKRLSAIREFTEFGSGYKIAMRDLEIRGAGNILGSQQHGHMMTVGYDLYIRLLDEAVRIKRGEIAHEKTECVFDIAVSAHIPSDYIESSAVRVDIYKKIAAIENKDDLLDLQDELADRFGDIPVPVQNLCEIALLRNMATSLEISEIVEKSGRIIISAENMKFEDIADLSAPFKGRLLYNAGEKPFVSLMPKKGETGVAEIKKFLDLYAELKKRNAQ
- the pth gene encoding aminoacyl-tRNA hydrolase; this translates as MSIFFKSKESETSDFPTYIVAGLGNPGDKYLFTRHNTGFMFIDYCSEKYGCKINKLKHKALVGELRLPDKKVLFLKPQTYMNNSGEAVREAADFYKVPPSRIIAVSDDTTLDVGVLRIRPKGSDGGQKGLRSIIEHLGTSDFVRIRIGIGQKPHPDYDLADWVLSEFSNSEKKTLFETLTRASEALNIILDGNVALAMSRYNG
- a CDS encoding 4Fe-4S double cluster binding domain-containing protein, which gives rise to MSLTDELKSFLLSEGASDVGISNLPDAVGGMSTAVSIVVRLSDAVVNEITDKPTHTYFHHYRTVNAFLDRLSMLCGLFLQQHGYDYIPIAASQSVDKEYHGRYSHKKAAYFAGLGTVGKNSLFLHSVYGSRIRLATVFTDAPLTAGHPLEYSLCNGCNACVKACPAFAITGAEWEPGIERNKLFDPAACSNYMKREFQQIGRGAVCGICMRVCPIHNSYPPAKPGVLHMRAKPCFSGGASRRWYGLPLAKVCYLLPVNGSTY